One genomic segment of Rhodobacter sp. 24-YEA-8 includes these proteins:
- a CDS encoding putative DNA modification/repair radical SAM protein — translation MARPLQDKLAILSDAAKYDASCASSGGEKRDSRKGGIGSSGGAGICHAYTPDGRCISLLKILMTNFCIFDCAYCINRVSSNVERARFSVDEVVTLTLEFYRRNYIEGLFLSSGIIRSPDQTMADMARIARVLRQDHGFRGYIHLKTIPDASPDLIREAGLYADRLSINVELPADASVRRFAPEKRPETIRSAMAQVRIEGEAAKEKTLTGRRPPRFAPAGQSTQMIIGADGTDDVTILQSSTRLYTGYKLRRVYYSAFSPIPDASSALPLVQPPLLREHRLYQADWLLRFYGFSAEEIATGTTAGHLDLEIDPKLAWALQHRGLFPLDVNRAAKDMLLRVPGFGTRTVDRILAARRSRGLRYEDLVRMGALMKKARPFITAPGWSPGGLTDSAGLRACFAPPPEQLSLL, via the coding sequence ATGGCAAGACCCCTTCAGGACAAGCTGGCGATCCTTTCGGACGCGGCAAAATATGATGCCTCCTGCGCCTCCAGCGGAGGCGAGAAGCGCGATTCCCGCAAGGGTGGCATCGGGTCTTCGGGCGGCGCCGGCATCTGCCACGCCTACACGCCGGACGGGCGCTGTATCAGCCTTTTAAAAATCCTGATGACCAATTTCTGCATCTTCGACTGCGCCTATTGCATCAACCGCGTCTCTTCGAATGTCGAGCGCGCGCGGTTTTCGGTCGATGAGGTCGTCACGCTCACGCTGGAATTCTACCGGCGCAATTACATCGAAGGGCTGTTCCTGTCTTCGGGGATCATCCGTTCGCCCGATCAGACCATGGCGGATATGGCCCGCATCGCACGGGTCCTGCGCCAGGATCACGGTTTCAGGGGCTATATCCATCTGAAGACCATTCCCGATGCCAGCCCGGATCTGATCCGCGAGGCAGGGCTTTATGCCGACCGCCTCTCGATCAATGTCGAATTGCCCGCCGATGCCTCGGTGCGCCGCTTCGCTCCGGAAAAACGCCCCGAGACAATACGCTCTGCCATGGCGCAGGTGCGGATCGAGGGGGAGGCCGCGAAAGAGAAAACCCTGACCGGCAGGCGCCCGCCGCGCTTTGCCCCTGCCGGCCAGTCGACGCAGATGATCATCGGCGCAGATGGCACCGATGATGTGACAATCCTGCAAAGCTCGACCCGGCTTTACACCGGCTACAAGCTGCGGCGGGTCTATTACTCGGCCTTCTCGCCGATCCCGGATGCGTCATCGGCCCTGCCCCTGGTCCAGCCGCCGCTGTTGCGCGAACACCGGCTGTATCAGGCAGACTGGCTTTTGCGCTTTTACGGCTTCAGCGCCGAAGAGATCGCGACCGGCACGACTGCCGGGCATCTGGATCTGGAGATCGACCCGAAACTGGCCTGGGCGCTGCAGCATCGCGGGCTCTTCCCGCTGGATGTGAACCGGGCCGCAAAGGATATGCTGTTGCGGGTTCCGGGCTTTGGCACCCGTACGGTCGACCGCATCCTGGCGGCGCGCCGCTCGCGCGGCTTACGCTATGAGGATCTCGTGCGGATGGGCGCTCTGATGAAAAAAGCGCGGCCCTTCATCACGGCCCCGGGCTGGTCGCCGGGCGGGCTGACTGACAGCGCCGGCCTGCGCGCCTGTTTCGCGCCACCGCC